Proteins encoded in a region of the Ancylobacter sp. SL191 genome:
- a CDS encoding 2,3-dihydro-2,3-dihydroxybenzoate dehydrogenase, with product MRDSGLNGKLALVTGAAGGIGAAVVRLLVEEGARVVATDSDEDGVKALASEFGDAVIPFRLDVSSSMDVTALIGLIVHHIGPIDLLANVAGVLSNTVVTELTDAEWERVLSINAGGVFRVSREVAKVMQARKRGAIVTVSSNAAGIPRHAMAAYAASKAAATMFTRCLGLELASHGIRCNIVAPGSTLTPMQTGMWADENGAARVIAGTPETFKAGIPLGKLATPDEVAEAVVFLLSDRASHITMTDLYVDGGATLRG from the coding sequence ATGCGCGACAGCGGTCTGAACGGCAAGCTCGCTTTGGTCACCGGCGCCGCCGGCGGCATCGGCGCGGCGGTGGTGCGGCTCCTCGTGGAGGAGGGCGCCCGCGTCGTCGCCACCGATAGTGACGAGGACGGGGTGAAGGCGCTCGCCAGCGAGTTCGGCGACGCGGTGATCCCGTTCCGGCTGGATGTGTCCTCCAGCATGGATGTGACTGCACTCATTGGCCTGATCGTCCACCACATCGGCCCCATCGACCTCCTCGCCAACGTCGCCGGCGTGCTCTCCAACACGGTGGTGACGGAGCTCACCGATGCCGAGTGGGAGAGGGTGCTAAGTATCAATGCCGGCGGGGTTTTTCGCGTCAGCCGGGAGGTCGCGAAGGTCATGCAGGCGAGGAAGCGCGGCGCCATCGTGACGGTATCATCGAACGCCGCCGGCATTCCCCGCCACGCCATGGCCGCCTACGCCGCCTCCAAAGCCGCCGCCACCATGTTCACCCGCTGCCTCGGGCTGGAGCTCGCAAGTCACGGAATTCGCTGCAATATTGTCGCGCCGGGCTCGACCCTGACGCCCATGCAGACCGGCATGTGGGCGGATGAGAACGGCGCCGCGCGCGTCATCGCCGGCACGCCGGAGACCTTCAAGGCCGGCATTCCGCTCGGCAAGCTGGCGACGCCCGATGAGGTAGCCGAAGCCGTGGTGTTCCTGCTCTCCGACCGCGCCAGCCACATCACCATGACCGATCTCTATGTCGATGGCGGCGCCACGCTGCGCGGCTAA
- a CDS encoding amino acid adenylation domain-containing protein, which yields MNAGASGESFPLAEAQAGLWYAQRLDPANPLFNTGQYIELTGPLDRPAFEGSLAQAVIEADALALALIDDPTGPRQRVDPARRPGLEVIDLSAAPDPLAAAQADIARDMATAVDPVRDRLAAERLFVLGPDRHIWQQRVHHLAIDGYGMILLTQRVAELYNAARSGNTPGTPPPPVRVALEEDAAYRASDKRAADAAYWQSLFADRPEVASLAPGTPISAFTFHRHAVEIDRTAFARLRALGDSVNVPWPDVVTALAAAYVQRHTATPEVVVGVPFMARMGSAAARVPAMLMNVLPLRVAVPAGAPLPDYLASVAKNLTRARRHGRYRSEQLRRDLKLIGGQRRLHGPLINLLPFDEKPRFAGLESRLEVLSTGPVEDITFTFRLHGTDGLRLEVDANPALYDAAEVAAHAARLAQFIAAASAADTLEAVPTATPEEAHWALVTLNATDHPVPDTTLAALIEARMRETPDAPALRFEGQTLDYATLDARSRALAEALAARGIGREDIVVVALPRSLELVIALIAIIRAGAAYLPVDLAQPDARLARILASASPKLVLAGESDAPRFAGVPVLTPAAWPREPAGNSLAGPKPGDAAYVIYTSGSTGEPKGVVIGHRAIVNRLEWMRAHYAFTPADIILQKTPATFDVSVWEFFLPFLTGCLLVVAPPEAHRDPVALARLIRAEAITTAHFVPSMLAAFLAEPSAQGLSLARVFCSGEELPADLRDRFHRTLAAELHNLYGPTEAAVDVSYWPAARDDRSLPVPIGFPVWNTRLYVLDEQGRPQPPGVAGHLYLGGVQLARGYLGRADLTAERFVADPHLPGERIYATGDLALLRPDGAVVYLGRSDHQIKIRGLRIELGEVEAAVMASGLVRQAGIVAREDRGTKRIVAYVVPEPGADLALLKARVAAKVPDYMVPAAFVPLDALPVNANGKLDRGALPAPDFAGTGQRAPETPTEQRLAALFADQLQLATPIAAEDDFFTLGGDSLAAVALLLRVREAFGRDPGLGALFAQPSVEGFARLIDAEGQGEDGAGNGGLDPLITLVAGDPALPPLFAIHPAGGISWCYGRLARTLEPRRTVYGLQAPALAPDGAVPSSLEALAADYVARIRAIRPEGPYHLLGWSVGGIIAQAMAVRLRDLGGDVGLVVMLDSYPCDVWRGEPDPGEDGALKALIAIAGHDPDRLPALALNRASVLAFLRASDSPLGRLPDAALDGVVRVVAGNNRLVRGHHHRRYDGTITHMRAGLDHQGRDLSPEQWRAYAHDVAVIEVPALHAHLTGPEATAHIAPALARLLAGQDFKEPTCATAV from the coding sequence ATGAACGCGGGGGCATCGGGGGAAAGTTTTCCGCTTGCCGAGGCGCAGGCGGGGCTGTGGTACGCGCAGCGGCTCGACCCTGCCAATCCGCTGTTCAATACCGGCCAGTACATCGAGCTGACCGGCCCGCTCGACCGCCCCGCCTTTGAGGGCTCGCTGGCGCAGGCGGTTATCGAGGCGGATGCGCTCGCTTTGGCGCTGATCGACGATCCCACCGGCCCGCGCCAGCGTGTCGACCCCGCCCGCCGCCCGGGGCTGGAGGTGATCGACCTTTCCGCCGCGCCCGATCCGCTCGCCGCGGCGCAGGCCGACATCGCACGCGACATGGCGACCGCGGTGGACCCGGTGCGCGACAGGCTCGCCGCCGAGCGGCTGTTCGTGCTCGGTCCTGACCGGCACATCTGGCAGCAGCGCGTCCACCATCTCGCCATTGACGGCTATGGCATGATCCTGCTCACCCAGCGCGTGGCGGAGCTCTACAACGCCGCCCGCTCCGGCAACACGCCGGGCACTCCCCCGCCCCCCGTACGCGTGGCGCTGGAGGAAGACGCCGCCTACCGCGCCTCGGACAAGCGCGCGGCGGATGCCGCCTATTGGCAGTCCCTGTTTGCCGACCGGCCGGAAGTGGCGAGCCTCGCGCCGGGCACGCCGATCAGCGCCTTCACCTTTCACCGCCATGCGGTGGAGATCGACCGCACCGCCTTCGCCCGGCTGCGGGCGCTGGGCGACAGCGTGAACGTTCCCTGGCCCGATGTCGTCACCGCGCTCGCCGCCGCCTATGTGCAGCGCCATACGGCGACGCCCGAGGTGGTGGTCGGGGTGCCCTTCATGGCGCGCATGGGCAGCGCGGCCGCCCGCGTGCCGGCCATGCTGATGAATGTGCTGCCGCTGCGCGTCGCCGTCCCCGCCGGCGCACCCTTGCCGGATTATCTCGCCAGCGTCGCGAAAAACCTCACCCGCGCCCGCCGCCACGGGCGTTACCGCAGCGAGCAGCTGCGCCGCGACCTCAAGCTCATTGGCGGCCAGCGGCGCCTGCACGGCCCGCTGATCAACCTGCTGCCTTTCGACGAGAAGCCGCGCTTTGCCGGGCTGGAGAGCCGGCTGGAGGTGCTGAGCACCGGGCCGGTGGAGGACATCACCTTCACCTTCCGCCTGCACGGCACGGATGGGCTGCGGCTCGAGGTCGATGCCAACCCGGCGCTTTACGACGCCGCTGAGGTCGCCGCCCATGCCGCGCGCCTCGCGCAGTTCATTGCTGCCGCCAGCGCCGCCGACACGCTTGAGGCAGTGCCGACGGCGACGCCCGAGGAAGCCCATTGGGCGCTGGTGACGCTGAACGCGACCGATCATCCCGTGCCCGACACCACGCTCGCCGCGCTGATCGAGGCGCGGATGCGGGAGACGCCCGACGCGCCGGCGCTGCGCTTCGAGGGTCAGACGCTGGATTACGCGACGCTCGACGCCCGCTCGCGCGCACTGGCCGAGGCGTTGGCCGCTCGCGGCATCGGCCGTGAAGACATTGTCGTGGTGGCGCTGCCGCGTTCACTGGAACTGGTGATCGCGCTCATCGCCATCATCCGGGCGGGCGCGGCCTATCTGCCGGTGGATCTCGCCCAGCCGGATGCGCGGCTCGCCCGCATCCTCGCCTCCGCCTCCCCGAAGCTCGTGCTGGCCGGCGAAAGCGATGCGCCGCGCTTTGCCGGCGTTCCCGTGCTCACGCCCGCCGCCTGGCCGCGCGAGCCTGCCGGCAACTCGCTGGCGGGCCCCAAGCCGGGTGACGCGGCCTATGTGATCTACACCTCCGGCTCGACCGGCGAGCCGAAGGGCGTCGTCATTGGGCACCGCGCCATCGTCAACCGGCTGGAATGGATGCGGGCGCATTATGCGTTCACGCCCGCCGACATCATCCTGCAAAAGACCCCGGCGACCTTCGACGTGTCGGTGTGGGAGTTCTTCCTGCCCTTCCTCACCGGCTGCCTGCTGGTCGTCGCCCCGCCCGAGGCGCATCGCGATCCCGTCGCGCTGGCCCGCCTCATCCGCGCCGAGGCCATCACCACCGCGCATTTCGTGCCCTCCATGCTCGCCGCCTTCCTCGCTGAGCCCAGCGCGCAGGGGCTGAGCCTTGCCCGCGTGTTCTGCTCCGGCGAGGAACTGCCGGCGGATCTGCGCGACCGCTTCCACCGCACGCTGGCGGCCGAGCTGCACAATCTCTACGGGCCGACGGAAGCCGCGGTGGATGTGAGCTACTGGCCGGCCGCGCGCGACGACCGCTCGCTCCCCGTGCCCATCGGCTTTCCGGTGTGGAACACGCGGCTTTATGTGCTGGACGAGCAGGGCCGCCCGCAGCCGCCGGGGGTGGCGGGTCATCTCTATCTCGGGGGGGTGCAGCTCGCGCGCGGCTATCTCGGCCGGGCGGACCTCACCGCCGAGCGCTTTGTCGCTGACCCTCACTTGCCGGGCGAGCGCATCTACGCGACGGGCGATCTCGCCCTTCTGCGCCCGGATGGCGCGGTGGTCTATCTCGGTCGCTCGGACCACCAGATCAAGATACGCGGCCTGCGCATCGAGCTTGGCGAGGTCGAGGCGGCGGTGATGGCCTCCGGCCTTGTTCGGCAGGCCGGCATCGTCGCGCGCGAGGACCGCGGCACCAAGCGCATCGTCGCCTATGTCGTGCCCGAGCCCGGTGCGGACCTCGCTCTGCTCAAGGCGCGCGTGGCCGCCAAGGTGCCGGACTATATGGTGCCCGCCGCCTTCGTGCCGCTCGACGCGCTGCCGGTGAACGCCAATGGCAAGCTGGATCGGGGTGCGCTGCCCGCTCCCGATTTCGCGGGGACCGGCCAGCGCGCGCCGGAAACGCCGACCGAGCAGCGGCTCGCCGCCCTGTTCGCCGACCAGCTTCAGCTCGCCACGCCCATCGCGGCGGAAGATGATTTCTTCACGCTGGGCGGGGATTCGCTGGCCGCCGTCGCGCTGCTGCTCCGGGTGCGCGAGGCGTTCGGCCGCGATCCCGGCCTTGGCGCGCTGTTCGCCCAGCCGAGCGTCGAAGGCTTCGCCCGGCTGATCGACGCGGAAGGGCAGGGCGAGGATGGGGCCGGCAATGGTGGGCTCGATCCGCTGATCACGCTGGTGGCCGGCGATCCCGCTCTGCCGCCGCTCTTCGCCATCCACCCGGCCGGCGGCATTTCCTGGTGCTATGGCCGGCTCGCCCGCACGCTTGAGCCGCGCCGCACGGTCTATGGGCTTCAGGCGCCCGCTTTGGCGCCGGACGGGGCGGTGCCTTCGAGCCTGGAAGCGCTGGCCGCCGATTATGTCGCGCGCATCCGGGCCATCCGCCCGGAAGGCCCCTATCACCTGCTCGGCTGGTCGGTCGGCGGCATCATCGCGCAAGCCATGGCGGTGCGGCTGCGCGACCTCGGCGGCGACGTCGGGCTGGTGGTGATGCTCGATTCCTACCCCTGCGATGTCTGGCGCGGCGAGCCCGACCCCGGCGAGGACGGCGCGCTCAAGGCATTGATCGCCATTGCCGGCCATGACCCGGACCGGCTGCCGGCGCTGGCGCTCAACCGCGCCTCCGTGCTCGCCTTCCTGCGTGCCTCCGACAGCCCGCTCGGGCGCCTGCCCGATGCCGCGCTCGACGGCGTGGTGCGGGTGGTCGCCGGCAATAACCGGCTCGTGCGCGGCCATCATCACCGCCGCTATGACGGCACGATCACCCATATGCGCGCCGGGCTCGACCATCAGGGCCGCGATCTCTCCCCCGAGCAGTGGCGGGCCTATGCCCATGACGTCGCGGTGATCGAGGTGCCGGCGCTGCACGCCCATCTCACCGGGCCGGAGGCGACCGCGCATATCGCCCCCGCGCTCGCCCGCCTGCTGGCGGGGCAAGATTTCAAGGAGCCGACATGCGCGACAGCGGTCTGA
- a CDS encoding ABC transporter ATP-binding protein has protein sequence MALHVEGLSVGYGKRHVIDKLDIPAIEGGQVTALIGPNAAGKTTLLRALAGLVSAKGTIRLDDIELTALSIAGHAQHVTYMPQALPQRVALTVLEATLSALMSARGDALPAAQARLKAMQALERLGISDLALRGLDELSGGQRQLASLAQSIVREPRVLLLDEPTSALDIHHQLRVMQLVEELARERGIIVIIVLHDIAQAARYAQRIILLEQGAIAADGSPAQAITPATLARVYKVEARVEPCSRGFLQVIVDRAL, from the coding sequence ATGGCCCTGCATGTGGAGGGGCTGTCGGTCGGCTACGGCAAGCGCCATGTCATTGATAAACTTGATATTCCTGCCATTGAAGGCGGGCAGGTCACCGCGCTGATCGGGCCCAACGCGGCGGGGAAGACCACGTTGTTGCGGGCGCTGGCGGGGTTGGTCAGTGCAAAGGGAACGATCCGGCTCGATGATATCGAGCTGACGGCGCTGTCCATCGCCGGCCATGCGCAACATGTTACCTACATGCCGCAGGCGTTGCCACAGCGTGTCGCGCTGACCGTGCTGGAGGCGACGCTGAGCGCGCTGATGTCGGCGAGGGGCGACGCCCTGCCCGCCGCGCAGGCGCGTCTCAAGGCCATGCAAGCCCTTGAGCGGCTTGGGATTTCGGATCTCGCCCTACGTGGCCTCGACGAGCTCTCCGGCGGCCAGCGCCAGCTCGCCAGCCTCGCCCAATCCATCGTGCGGGAACCGCGCGTGCTGCTGCTGGACGAGCCGACCAGCGCACTGGATATCCATCACCAGTTGCGGGTGATGCAACTGGTGGAGGAGCTGGCGCGCGAGCGGGGCATCATCGTCATCATCGTACTCCACGACATCGCCCAGGCGGCGCGTTACGCGCAGCGGATTATCCTGCTGGAACAAGGCGCTATCGCCGCCGACGGTAGCCCGGCACAGGCGATCACCCCGGCGACGCTGGCCCGCGTCTACAAGGTCGAGGCGCGGGTCGAGCCCTGCTCGCGGGGCTTCCTGCAGGTGATCGTCGACCGCGCGCTTTAG
- a CDS encoding alpha/beta hydrolase, which translates to MPAVIVPDAEWFDLMPPGGGAPWRIFLARPRGPAPPGGFPLIVMLDANAAFATFTEVMRRGAGRTQATGIEEAVLVGIGYPEDEDTRRRRTFDFTTGPSAEMREGSAPSRPTGGRDALLAFIQGTLKPRLAAELPLDSNRHLLFGHSLGGWFTLDVALRDPAAFAAYVAVSPSLWWDEPRLRQGLAERREAGTAPRLAMMVGEWEEAMAPWQQGGLLSTDMAARRAARGMVSRATAFAAAVAAELGPAADIRFTLLAGEDHASVLPTAMARALRFLRGG; encoded by the coding sequence ATGCCCGCCGTCATCGTGCCGGATGCCGAATGGTTCGATCTCATGCCCCCCGGTGGCGGCGCGCCCTGGCGCATCTTCCTCGCCCGGCCGCGCGGCCCCGCCCCGCCCGGCGGCTTTCCGCTGATCGTCATGCTCGATGCCAATGCCGCTTTCGCTACCTTCACCGAGGTGATGCGGCGCGGCGCCGGCCGGACGCAGGCCACGGGCATCGAGGAGGCTGTGCTGGTCGGCATCGGCTATCCCGAGGACGAGGACACCCGGCGGCGCCGGACCTTCGATTTCACAACCGGGCCCAGCGCCGAGATGCGGGAGGGCAGCGCTCCGTCCCGCCCGACCGGGGGGAGGGACGCCTTGCTGGCCTTTATCCAAGGCACGCTCAAGCCGCGCCTCGCCGCCGAACTGCCGCTCGATTCCAACCGCCACCTGCTGTTCGGCCATTCGCTCGGCGGCTGGTTCACGCTCGACGTGGCGCTGCGCGACCCGGCCGCCTTCGCCGCCTATGTCGCGGTGAGCCCGTCCCTCTGGTGGGACGAGCCCCGGTTGCGGCAGGGGCTCGCTGAGCGGCGGGAGGCGGGCACAGCGCCGCGGCTCGCCATGATGGTCGGGGAATGGGAGGAGGCGATGGCGCCCTGGCAGCAGGGCGGCCTCTTGAGCACGGACATGGCCGCCCGTCGCGCCGCGCGCGGCATGGTCTCCCGCGCCACCGCCTTCGCCGCCGCGGTAGCGGCCGAGCTCGGCCCCGCGGCGGATATCCGCTTCACCCTCCTGGCGGGCGAGGACCACGCCTCGGTTCTTCCCACCGCGATGGCGCGCGCCCTGCGCTTTCTGCGCGGGGGGTGA
- a CDS encoding alpha/beta hydrolase codes for MLDGPHLAPRSGRPATSLVVLLHGYGADGRDLIDLGQMWAPLLPDAAFVSPHAPEPLTIAPVGRQWFGYVERNDAERWAGVQSAHAALDGFLDAELARLGLGGDRLALVGFSQGTMMALHTGLRRKVAPAGIVGFSGIHVLPGERGIPAFDGEITARPPVLLVHGDRDEIIAPPYLARAVESLSARGIAVRSHLAPGLGHGIDPVGLRLAGAFLADVLKG; via the coding sequence ATGCTCGACGGCCCGCACCTCGCCCCCCGTTCCGGCCGCCCGGCGACCTCGCTCGTCGTGCTGCTGCACGGCTATGGCGCGGATGGGCGCGACCTGATCGACCTCGGCCAGATGTGGGCGCCGCTCCTGCCCGACGCCGCCTTCGTCTCCCCGCACGCGCCGGAGCCGCTCACCATCGCCCCGGTCGGGCGGCAATGGTTCGGCTATGTCGAGCGCAACGATGCCGAGCGCTGGGCGGGCGTGCAGAGCGCCCATGCCGCGCTCGACGGCTTCCTCGACGCCGAACTCGCCCGCCTTGGCCTTGGCGGCGACCGGCTGGCGCTGGTCGGCTTCAGCCAGGGCACGATGATGGCGCTGCACACCGGCCTGCGCCGCAAGGTCGCGCCGGCCGGCATTGTCGGCTTTTCCGGTATCCATGTGCTGCCGGGCGAGCGCGGCATCCCCGCCTTCGATGGCGAGATCACCGCCCGCCCGCCGGTGCTGCTGGTGCATGGCGACCGCGACGAGATCATCGCCCCGCCCTATCTCGCCCGCGCGGTGGAAAGCCTGTCGGCGCGTGGCATCGCGGTGCGCTCGCACCTCGCCCCCGGCCTTGGCCATGGTATCGATCCGGTCGGCCTGCGCCTCGCCGGCGCCTTCCTCGCCGACGTCCTGAAGGGCTGA
- a CDS encoding HNH endonuclease has product MTATLSPGAWPALVLNADYRPLSYYPLSVWSWQDAIKAVFLDRVNIVEYYERQVSSATFQMQLPSVVSLKAFIRPSRQPAFTRFNVFLRDRFTCQYCDSRDDLTFDHVIPRSRGGQTTWENVVAACSPCNLRKGSRMPVEAGMIPRQRPFQPSVFDLHQNGRHFPPNYLHDSWMDYLYWDTELDP; this is encoded by the coding sequence TTGACGGCGACATTGTCTCCGGGTGCCTGGCCTGCCCTCGTGCTCAATGCCGATTATCGGCCTCTGAGCTATTACCCTCTCTCGGTCTGGTCCTGGCAGGATGCGATCAAGGCGGTGTTCCTCGACCGGGTGAACATCGTCGAATATTACGAGCGCCAGGTCTCCAGCGCGACCTTCCAGATGCAGCTGCCGAGCGTCGTCTCGCTCAAGGCCTTCATCCGTCCGTCGCGCCAGCCGGCCTTCACCCGCTTCAACGTGTTCCTGCGCGACCGCTTCACCTGCCAGTATTGCGACTCGCGCGACGACCTCACCTTCGACCATGTGATCCCCCGCTCACGCGGCGGCCAGACCACCTGGGAGAACGTCGTCGCCGCCTGCTCGCCCTGCAATCTGCGCAAGGGCAGCCGCATGCCGGTGGAAGCGGGCATGATCCCGCGCCAGCGCCCCTTCCAGCCCTCGGTGTTCGATCTGCACCAGAACGGCCGGCACTTCCCGCCGAACTACCTGCACGACAGCTGGATGGACTATCTCTACTGGGACACCGAGCTCGACCCATAG
- a CDS encoding disulfide bond formation protein B, with protein MTRAVPPSAASPANAPAASPSLRLTQIAAGLIVAIAAAGTLAGAWYFQLVVGLAPCPLCLEQRIPYYVGVPLALVAVALASAGKANFARMALSLTAMLMALAACLAIYHAGVEWGFWQGPTACSGSGPALGGGNMLDSLQQARVVRCDEAPWRLFGLSLAGYNAFIAVALTLVALRGAAAR; from the coding sequence ATGACCCGCGCCGTCCCGCCCAGCGCCGCCTCGCCCGCCAACGCTCCGGCCGCCTCCCCCTCGCTGCGGCTGACGCAGATCGCCGCCGGGCTCATCGTCGCGATCGCGGCGGCCGGCACGCTGGCGGGGGCGTGGTACTTCCAGCTCGTGGTCGGGCTGGCGCCGTGTCCGCTCTGCCTCGAACAGCGCATTCCCTATTATGTCGGCGTGCCGCTGGCGCTGGTCGCGGTGGCACTGGCGAGCGCGGGCAAGGCGAATTTCGCCCGCATGGCGCTGTCGCTGACCGCCATGCTGATGGCGCTGGCGGCGTGCCTGGCCATCTATCATGCCGGCGTCGAATGGGGCTTCTGGCAGGGACCGACGGCGTGCTCGGGCAGCGGGCCGGCGCTCGGCGGCGGCAATATGCTCGACAGCCTGCAGCAGGCGCGGGTGGTGCGCTGCGACGAGGCGCCGTGGCGGCTCTTCGGCCTGTCGCTGGCCGGCTACAACGCGTTCATCGCGGTGGCGCTGACGCTGGTTGCCCTGCGCGGGGCGGCGGCGCGCTGA
- a CDS encoding FecCD family ABC transporter permease encodes MTETSPPIASPAPPPATPEAAPHATALAAYARLVRRRVAIVIGLGALMLVALLFDIATGPSRLPIADVVAGILDPASLDGPARVIIWQVRLPYALMAVLVGAALALAGAEMQTILNNPLASPFTLGVSSAASFGAALALVLGASVPLLPGEWNLPLFAFLFAFGSVLLLQVLAGLRGTGVETLVLFGIALVFTFNALVALIQFVASQEALQQLVFWSMGSLSRATWGKLGVLALVTLVTTPYSLAAAWRMTALRLGEDRARSFGISVKRLRFFSLLRVSLLAATSVAFVGTIGFIGLVAPHLARILVGEDHRFFLPASMLAGATVMSLASVASKTIVPGALLPVGIVTALVGVPFFMALIFARRERL; translated from the coding sequence ATGACCGAGACCTCGCCCCCCATCGCGTCCCCTGCACCGCCGCCCGCGACGCCCGAGGCCGCCCCGCACGCGACCGCGCTCGCCGCCTATGCGCGGCTGGTGCGCCGGCGCGTCGCCATCGTCATCGGGCTCGGCGCGCTGATGCTGGTGGCGCTGCTGTTCGACATCGCCACCGGCCCCTCCCGCCTGCCGATCGCCGATGTGGTCGCCGGCATTCTCGACCCCGCCTCGCTCGACGGTCCGGCCCGCGTCATCATCTGGCAGGTGCGCCTGCCTTATGCGCTGATGGCGGTGCTGGTCGGCGCGGCGCTGGCGCTCGCCGGGGCGGAGATGCAGACCATCCTCAACAACCCGCTGGCCAGTCCCTTCACGCTCGGCGTGTCCTCCGCCGCCTCCTTCGGCGCGGCTCTGGCGCTGGTGCTGGGCGCGAGCGTGCCGCTGCTGCCGGGGGAATGGAACCTGCCGCTCTTCGCCTTCCTCTTCGCCTTCGGCTCGGTGCTGCTGCTTCAGGTGCTCGCCGGACTGCGCGGCACGGGGGTGGAGACGCTGGTGCTGTTCGGCATCGCGCTGGTCTTCACCTTCAACGCGCTGGTGGCGCTGATCCAGTTCGTCGCCAGCCAGGAGGCGCTGCAGCAGCTGGTGTTCTGGAGCATGGGCAGCCTGTCGCGCGCCACCTGGGGCAAGCTCGGCGTGCTCGCTTTGGTCACACTGGTCACCACACCGTACTCACTGGCCGCCGCCTGGCGCATGACCGCGCTGCGCCTCGGCGAAGACCGCGCGCGCTCTTTCGGCATATCCGTCAAGAGGTTACGGTTCTTCTCGCTGTTGCGCGTCAGCCTGCTGGCGGCGACCTCGGTGGCTTTCGTGGGCACGATCGGCTTCATCGGCCTAGTAGCCCCCCACCTCGCCCGAATATTAGTCGGCGAAGATCATCGATTCTTCTTGCCTGCCAGTATGTTAGCGGGAGCGACGGTGATGTCCCTGGCCTCGGTGGCGTCGAAGACCATTGTTCCCGGCGCCTTGTTACCGGTCGGCATTGTCACGGCGCTGGTCGGCGTGCCCTTCTTCATGGCGCTCATCTTCGCACGCCGGGAGCGACTGTGA